In the Sulfobacillus thermosulfidooxidans DSM 9293 genome, TGTTTGCGGGTCAAAGGCTTAAATCTCTATCGTAATTTTTCTGTTGTGTATCAAAGGGATTTAATGACCCGAACGGGAGAACGCTTTATCCATGCGGTCATGACCGTTCCCAATGGATTTGCCAATGCAAAACATTAAATCCTAAAATCCTTGTGAGTCTGTGCCGTGTTTTTCACGAGGCAGGATAAAAATTTTCTAAACCTGTCGCCATTCCCCTTGCTTGTCCCGTAAAATAACGGGTGTGACAAAGGGGGAGGCTGTGAGATGAACACCACAGGGAAAACAATTAGTGTGATCGGTGGCGGGCTTATCGCCATTGGACTTCTTTATACGGGCATTTCGTTTCTTCTGCCTCCCATTCTGCCAGCACCATCATCTCCCAGTCAAACCGTTTCCACAATTCGTCATCACCATATTGATAAAACTCACCGCGTATCGTCCAAGACCACGTCGTCAGCGACTACAGGTCCAAACGGCATGACAGCCCTAAGCTACAATCCCGCCATCAAGCAAACGGCATTGAATCTGGCAAAAGAGTTAGGTATCCACTTGCTCTTGCCCAGTCAAGCGTATCCTGGAACTACTCTAGTAGAGAGTTATGTTGATGATTCTGTCCTCAATTTGGAATTTAATAATATGGTGGCGATGGAGTCGAAAAATCCCATTATGTCTTCATACAAGCCGGGTGCCTCTGTGAATGTGACTTTGGCAAATGGCGTCCCAGCTGAGTGGCTCCTAATTTATGGTGTAGGTGGGGGAGCGTATCGTCTATTGTTTGAAGAAGACGGAACCTACGTACGGTTGCAGCTCTTTCACGGTTATATTCCTGCAGGCCTTCAAAATGCTGAAGAGATTGCCGATCAATTTATGCCTGTCTCCTAGAAATCTTCTCAAATCGATACACTTTTGCGATTTTCGCGTATTCGTATTGCGTGATTAATCAGTTGGTTTGCGGTGTTGTCGTCACGTTTGTCAAATCGTATTGTGTGATGGATCACCGCATCCATAATGGGGAATTCTGTGCTACGTGGAGCGTAGCAGCTAGCAGTCATGTACACTATAATTGGGTAGTTGTGGATGGCCTAATAGGCAGTTATGTTCGAGCGCTTATGTTCGAAAGGAAGTTTATTATGGGTAGGATGATAGTAGAACCTATGAATAGACTTGTGGCATCGAAAATATCCAGTTGGAAATATAGTGAACCCTATGATTTCTACAACATGAATGATGATGCGGGAATGGATGAATTGCTGAACGGGACTTACTTTAAGGTTCACGAAGACGAAATGCTGGTAGGATATTGTTGCTTTGGGAAATCGGCTATAGTGCCAATAGGATTGCAGTTCGGTGCCTATCCTGAAAATGGGACTGTCGATGTTGGGTTAGGGATGAGACCTGACTTAACAGGTCAGGGGAGAGGTTACGTTTTTGTCAGTTCAATTTTGGAATTTGCTATGGCTGAGTATAATTCCAACCACTTTCGATTGACTGTTGCGCAATTCAATAAGCGAGCTATTGCTTTGTATGAGAAGCTTGGGTTCAATCCCATTATGGTTTTTCCCATGGGTGATGTCGAATTTTTAACAATGGAAAGAAGAATTTGTTAACCAGATTTCTGTCACTATTTCTGTCACTAAAGAGGACATTAGCGTCCTATCCCGCACATCCGCACAATCACTTTTGACAGGTTGAGCGGCTACACATGATTCCGATCAATAGGAAAACGACTCGGTTCATTCGGCGAGCCATAACGGTCGATCAATCGTGAAATACAAAGACCCCGATTTCTTACGGAATTTTCATTAGCCATCATCAAAATCAGTGTCATCACTTGCAATGAGGGAAAGAGAAGTATAGACTACAATATGTAGTTTATACAAGGAGGACCTTTATGAAAAGAACAT is a window encoding:
- a CDS encoding GNAT family N-acetyltransferase, encoding MNRLVASKISSWKYSEPYDFYNMNDDAGMDELLNGTYFKVHEDEMLVGYCCFGKSAIVPIGLQFGAYPENGTVDVGLGMRPDLTGQGRGYVFVSSILEFAMAEYNSNHFRLTVAQFNKRAIALYEKLGFNPIMVFPMGDVEFLTMERRIC